One genomic segment of Gammaproteobacteria bacterium includes these proteins:
- a CDS encoding hypothetical protein (Evidence 5 : Unknown function), whose product MDFEFSTVLWTTEMIKTLIERKFSIYMSRSAVGRFLRRINLTPQRPVYRAIERDQFSVDNWINKEFPRIKELASNEGAIIYFLDEAGARTDYHAGTTWGLEGLTPIIPSTGGRYRINMIAAITSEGKMHFQIGPSSLNGGAFVE is encoded by the coding sequence TTGGATTTTGAATTCTCGACAGTCTTATGGACAACTGAAATGATAAAGACATTAATAGAGAGGAAATTTTCTATTTACATGAGTCGTTCCGCGGTGGGCCGTTTTTTGCGCCGCATTAATTTAACTCCACAACGGCCAGTATATCGTGCGATAGAGAGGGACCAATTTTCAGTAGATAATTGGATTAACAAAGAGTTTCCTAGAATCAAAGAGTTGGCAAGTAATGAGGGTGCTATAATCTATTTTCTTGATGAGGCTGGGGCGCGCACCGATTATCACGCGGGTACAACTTGGGGGCTAGAAGGTTTAACTCCCATAATTCCCTCCACTGGTGGACGTTATCGCATAAATATGATCGCTGCGATAACTTCTGAAGGAAAGATGCATTTCCAAATAGGTCCCTCATCGCTCAATGGTGGTGCGTTTGTTGAATAG
- a CDS encoding hypothetical protein (Evidence 5 : Unknown function) — protein sequence MKTLPFTIRNERQFIALTGVSQEVFDILLLEFTKCLDLSKKLLDKKRQIPRSRKPGGGRKGSLSTPEQKLFFTLFYLKNYPTYDVLGALFDLSSTKAGENINKLLPILKNAQQHLHVLPHRHLDSRSNIAQNAKNVTKIIIDATEKPVCRPPSCSKTKTLLQRYKDAVIP from the coding sequence ATGAAAACGCTTCCATTCACTATTCGCAATGAACGCCAATTTATAGCTCTGACAGGGGTATCCCAAGAAGTCTTTGATATTCTCTTATTAGAGTTTACAAAATGTTTGGATCTATCCAAAAAGCTTCTGGACAAAAAGCGACAAATCCCTCGGAGTAGAAAGCCAGGGGGTGGCCGCAAAGGATCCTTATCTACTCCAGAACAGAAACTTTTCTTTACCCTTTTCTACTTAAAGAATTACCCCACCTATGATGTATTGGGTGCTCTATTCGATCTAAGTTCAACAAAAGCAGGTGAGAATATAAATAAATTGCTTCCAATTTTAAAAAATGCGCAACAACACCTGCACGTTTTACCTCATCGTCATTTAGATTCAAGAAGTAATATTGCGCAGAACGCTAAAAATGTTACAAAAATTATTATTGACGCCACTGAAAAGCCTGTTTGTCGGCCCCCATCATGCTCGAAAACAAAAACGCTATTACAGCGGTATAAAGATGCCGTCATACCCTAA